In Melopsittacus undulatus isolate bMelUnd1 chromosome 20, bMelUnd1.mat.Z, whole genome shotgun sequence, a genomic segment contains:
- the ARHGAP30 gene encoding LOW QUALITY PROTEIN: rho GTPase-activating protein 30 (The sequence of the model RefSeq protein was modified relative to this genomic sequence to represent the inferred CDS: deleted 1 base in 1 codon): MSRHKARRKGGARERVFGCDLLQLLQRSGQAVPQVLRSCTEFVEQHGVVDGIYRLSGVASNIQRLRQEFESERCPDLHRDVYLQDIHCVSSLCKAYCRELPNPLLTYQLYHKFADAVSIQMEDARLVKIKEVLKELPAPHYRTLEFLMRHLLRMAAHSSRTNMHARNLAIVWAPNLLRSKDIEASAFNGTAAFMEVRVQSIVVEFILTHVEQLFGDAPLQAESPRRSLLLVGGGQVPPYHVPAALSQGDGPPPIRPYHTIIELSEHRRKGSLKSRNWRSLFHLGRSSLEAKRKGKALEHREDTGGARSLRPAKSMDSLSTVPSNGDGDPRPAEPLPVKPQQRRESLESCPVPPGRCREPAEGREEPPGDGSARSEPGTPRAGPRRPPRCPGLHISVPFSVTVPLHITANLSRLTRGLPCPALGTGALGTGALSTGALSTGALGTGALGTGALSTGALSTGALSTGALGTGALGTGALSTGALGGDAPEPLPPSPALRSRLSVELRDSFAFLDSPEPWTDGDPELREPPTGTAEHGEGMEPNEDGMESGCLSPGEPRAERGCSLCIEECMDEHFMAPDGTDGTDCASDGSSVSGRDLSPVRAAPEPAGDAPGAGASGAVRAGTEPVPVLPVPVLPEPVLPEPVPVLPVLPEPVPVLPEPVLPEPVPVLPVLPEPVLPEPVPVSVLPEPELPVPVLPEPVPVLPEPELPVPVLPVPVPVLPEPVLPEPVLPEPVPVLPVLPEPEPVLPMPVLPVPVLPEPVPVLPEPVPVLPELPVPVLPEPVPVLPEPAAGLRLATPAAPVLQARSVPVVPPKPQFARAPPEPVPPLAARPPLRRPRWSRSLDAEQAPGRAPLRRSRTYGEDPGPTEPGGCGAAPRRALGPGEEQ, from the exons TGCCGcaggtgctgaggagctgcacTGAGTTCGTGGAGCAGCACGGGGTGGTGGATGGGATCTACCGGCTCTCCGGGGTGGCCTCCAACATCCAGCGGCTGCG GCAGGAGTTCGAGAGCGAGCGCTGCCCAGACCTGCACCGGGACGTTTACCTGCAGGACATCCACTGTGTGAGCTCCCTGTGCAAAGCCTATTGCCGGGAGCTGCCCAACCCGCTGCTCACCTACCAGCTCTACCACAAGTTCGCT GATGCAGTGTCCATCCAGATGGAGGACGCTCGCCTGGTGAAGATCAAGgaggtgctgaaggagctgccCGCGCCCCATTATAG GACCCTGGAGTTCCTGATGCGGCACCTCCTGCGCATGGCAGCCCACAGCAGCCGCACCAACATGCACGCCAGGAACCTTGCCATCGTGTGGGCACCCAACCTGCTGCG GTCCAAGGACATCGAGGCATCAGCGTTCAATGGCACCGCGGCCTTCATGGAGGTGCGTGTCCAGTCCATCGTGGTGGAGTTCATCCTCACCCACGTGGAGCAGCTGTTTGGTGATGCTCCCCTCCAGG CAGAGAGCCCGCGCCGGTCCCTGCTgttggtggggggggggcaggtgcCACCATACCATGTGCCAGCGGCGCTGAGCCAGGGCGACGGC CCCCCCCCGATCCGGCCATACCACACCATCATCGAGCTGAGCGAGCACAG GAGGAAGGGCTCCCTCAAGTCCAGGAACTGGAGGTCCCTGTTCCACCTGGGCCGCTCCAGCCTCGAGGCCAAGCGCAAGGGGAAGGCTCTGGAGCACAGAG AGGACACGGGCGGAGCACGGAGCCTGCGGCCGGCAAAGAGCATGGACTCACTGAGCACCGTCCCCTCCAACGGGGATG GGGACCCCCGTCCGGCCGAGCCGCTGCCGGTGAAGCCACAGCAGCGCCGGGAGAGCCTCGAGTCCTGCCCGGTGCCCCCGGGGCGCTGCCGGGAGCCGGCCGAGGGCCGCGAGGAGCCCCCGGGCGACGGCAGCGCCCGCTCGGAGCCCGGCACCCCCCGGgccgggccccgccgccccccgcgcTGCCCGGGGCTCCACATCTCGGTGCCCTTCTCGGTCACCGTCCCCCTGCACATCACGGCCAACCTGTCCCGGCTGACCCGGGGGCTGCCGTGCCCGGCGCTCGGTACCGGAGCCCTCGGTACCGGAGCCCTCAGTACCGGAGCCCTCAGTACCGGAGCCCTCGGTACCGGAGCCCTCGGTACCGGAGCCCTCAGTACCGGAGCCCTCAGTACCGGAGCCCTCAGTACCGGAGCCCTCGGTACCGGAGCCCTCGGTACCGGAGCCCTCAGTACCGGAGCCCTCGGCGGGGACGCTCCGGAGCCGCTGCCCCCGAGCCCCGCGCTCCGGAGCCGCCTCTCCGTGGAGCTCCGGGACTCCTTCGCCTTCCTGGACAGCCCCGAGCCATGGACCGACGGGGACCCGGAGCTGCGGGAGCCGCCGACGGGCACCGCGGAGCACGGAGAGGGGATGGAGCCCAACGAGGACGGGATGGAGAGCGGGTGTCTGAGC CCGGGGGAGCCTCGGGCCGAGCGCGGCTGCTCCCTGTGCATCGAGGAGTGCATGGACGAGCACTTCATGGCCCCCGACGGCACCGACGGCACCGACTGTGCCTCGGACGGGAGCTCCGTGAGCGGCCGCGACCTCAGCCCCGTGCGGGCAGCGCCGGAGCCCGCGGGGGACGCTCCGGGAGCCGGGGCCTCCGGTGCGGTGCGGGCAGGAACGGAGCCGGTGCCGGTGCTAccggtgccggtgctgccggAGCCGGTGCTACCGGAGCCGGTTccggtgctgccggtgctgccggagccggtgccggtgctgccggAGCCGGTGCTACCGGAGCCAGTTccggtgctgccggtgctgccggaGCCGGTGCTGCCGGAGCCGGTACCGGTTTCGGTACTGCCGGAGCCGGAGCTGCCGGTACCGGTGCTGCCGGAGCCGGTTCCGGTACTGCCGGAGCCGGAGCTGCCGGTAccggtgctgccggtgccggtTCCGGTACTGCCGGAGCCGGTGCTACCGGAGCCGGTGCTGCCGGAGCCGGTTccggtgctgccggtgctgccggaGCCGGAGCCTGTGCTGCCGatgccggtgctgccggtgccggtgctgccggAGCCGGTACCGGTACTGCCGGAGCCGGTTCCGGTGCTGCCGGAGCTGCCGGTACCGGTGCTGCCGGAGCCGGTTCCGGTACTGCCGGAGCCCGCAGCCGGGCTCCGCTTGGCCACCCCCGCCGCTCCGGTGCTTCAGGCCCGCTCCGTGCCGGTCGTGCCGCCCAAGCCGCAGTTCGCCAGGGCCCCCCCGGAGCCGGTTCCGCCCCTCGCGGCCCGGCCCCCGCTGAGGCGGCCGCGGTGGAGCCGGTCCTTGGACGCGGAGCAGGCTCCGGGCCGGGCCCCGCTGCGCCGGAGCCGAACGTACGGCGAGGACCCGGGGCCCACGGAGCCCGGCGGCTGCGGGGCAGCCCCGCGGCGGGCGCTAGGACCCGGCGAGGAGCAATAA
- the USF1 gene encoding upstream stimulatory factor 1 isoform X2, whose amino-acid sequence MKGQQKAAETEEGTVQIQEVATGEDPTSVAIASIQSAATFPDPNIKYVFRTENGGTQVMYRVIQVADGQLDGQTEGTSAISGYPAAQSMTQAVIQGAFTSEDAVETEATATETHYTYFPAVADTSTAAGAGTTATAVVTTQNSEALLGQPTPTGQFFVMMSPQEVLQGGPQRSIAPRAHPYSPAGMEPDPHRDHRDRRRRCSPRKSEAPRATRDEKRRAQHNEVERRRRDKINNWIVQLSKIIPDCSMENTKSGQSKGGILSKACDYIQELRQSNHRLSEELQGLDQLQMDNEVLRQQVEDLKNKNLILRAQLRQHGVEIVIKNDTH is encoded by the exons ATGAAGGG gcagcagaaagcagccGAGACGGAAGAGGGAACGGTGCAGATCCAGGAAG TGGCCACAGGGGAGGATCCCACCAGCGTCGCCATTGCCAGCATCCAGTCTGCAGCCACCTTCCCCGACCCCAACATCAAGTATGTGTTCCGCACGGAGAACGGCGGCACGCAG GTGATGTACAGGGTGATCCAAGTGGCCGACGGGCAGCTGGACGGGCAGACGGAGGGCACCAGCGCCATCAGCGGTTACCCTGCCGCCCAGTCCATGACCCAG GCCGTCATCCAGGGCGCCTTCACCAGCGAGGATGCGGTGGAGACGGAGGCCACGGCCACCGAGACCCATTACACCTACTTCCCTGCCGTGGCCGACACCAGCACCGCAGCCGGCGCCGGCACCACGGCCACGGCCGTCGTCACCACGCAGAACTCGGAGGCCCTCTTAGGGCAGCCGACCCCGACGG GGCAGTTCTTTGTGATGATGTCGCcgcaggaggtgctgcagggggGCCCGCAGAGATCCATCGCCCCCCGTGCGCACCCCTACTCCCC GGCTGGGATGGAGCCGGATCCTCACCGGGATCACCGGGACCGACGCCGCCGGTGTTCCCCCAGGAAGTCGGAGGCACCGCGAGCCACGCGGGACGAGAAGCGCCGGGCACAGCACAACGAAG TGGAGCGCCGGCGCCGGGACAAGATCAACAACTGGATCGTGCAGCTCTCCAAGATCATCCCCGACTGCTCCATGGAGAACACCAAGTCAGGGCAG AGCAAGGGGGGGATCCTGTCCAAGGCCTGCGACTACATCCAGGAGCTGCGGCAGAGCAACCATCGGCTCTCCGAGGAGCTGCAGGGCCTCGACCAGCTCCAGATGGACAACGAGGTCTTGCGGCAGCAG GTTGAGGACCTGAAGAACAAGAACCTGATCCTGCGGGCGCAGCTCCGCCAGCACGGGGTGGAGATCGTCATCAAGAACGACACCCACTGA
- the USF1 gene encoding upstream stimulatory factor 1 isoform X1 has product MKGQQKAAETEEGTVQIQEGAVATGEDPTSVAIASIQSAATFPDPNIKYVFRTENGGTQVMYRVIQVADGQLDGQTEGTSAISGYPAAQSMTQAVIQGAFTSEDAVETEATATETHYTYFPAVADTSTAAGAGTTATAVVTTQNSEALLGQPTPTGQFFVMMSPQEVLQGGPQRSIAPRAHPYSPAGMEPDPHRDHRDRRRRCSPRKSEAPRATRDEKRRAQHNEVERRRRDKINNWIVQLSKIIPDCSMENTKSGQSKGGILSKACDYIQELRQSNHRLSEELQGLDQLQMDNEVLRQQVEDLKNKNLILRAQLRQHGVEIVIKNDTH; this is encoded by the exons ATGAAGGG gcagcagaaagcagccGAGACGGAAGAGGGAACGGTGCAGATCCAGGAAG GTGCAGTGGCCACAGGGGAGGATCCCACCAGCGTCGCCATTGCCAGCATCCAGTCTGCAGCCACCTTCCCCGACCCCAACATCAAGTATGTGTTCCGCACGGAGAACGGCGGCACGCAG GTGATGTACAGGGTGATCCAAGTGGCCGACGGGCAGCTGGACGGGCAGACGGAGGGCACCAGCGCCATCAGCGGTTACCCTGCCGCCCAGTCCATGACCCAG GCCGTCATCCAGGGCGCCTTCACCAGCGAGGATGCGGTGGAGACGGAGGCCACGGCCACCGAGACCCATTACACCTACTTCCCTGCCGTGGCCGACACCAGCACCGCAGCCGGCGCCGGCACCACGGCCACGGCCGTCGTCACCACGCAGAACTCGGAGGCCCTCTTAGGGCAGCCGACCCCGACGG GGCAGTTCTTTGTGATGATGTCGCcgcaggaggtgctgcagggggGCCCGCAGAGATCCATCGCCCCCCGTGCGCACCCCTACTCCCC GGCTGGGATGGAGCCGGATCCTCACCGGGATCACCGGGACCGACGCCGCCGGTGTTCCCCCAGGAAGTCGGAGGCACCGCGAGCCACGCGGGACGAGAAGCGCCGGGCACAGCACAACGAAG TGGAGCGCCGGCGCCGGGACAAGATCAACAACTGGATCGTGCAGCTCTCCAAGATCATCCCCGACTGCTCCATGGAGAACACCAAGTCAGGGCAG AGCAAGGGGGGGATCCTGTCCAAGGCCTGCGACTACATCCAGGAGCTGCGGCAGAGCAACCATCGGCTCTCCGAGGAGCTGCAGGGCCTCGACCAGCTCCAGATGGACAACGAGGTCTTGCGGCAGCAG GTTGAGGACCTGAAGAACAAGAACCTGATCCTGCGGGCGCAGCTCCGCCAGCACGGGGTGGAGATCGTCATCAAGAACGACACCCACTGA
- the USF1 gene encoding upstream stimulatory factor 1 isoform X3, with amino-acid sequence MKGQQKAAETEEGTVQIQEGAVATGEDPTSVAIASIQSAATFPDPNIKYVFRTENGGTQVMYRVIQVADGQLDGQTEGTSAISGYPAAQSMTQAVIQGAFTSEDAVETEATATETHYTYFPAVADTSTAAGAGTTATAVVTTQNSEALLGQPTPTGQFFVMMSPQEVLQGGPQRSIAPRAHPYSPKSEAPRATRDEKRRAQHNEVERRRRDKINNWIVQLSKIIPDCSMENTKSGQSKGGILSKACDYIQELRQSNHRLSEELQGLDQLQMDNEVLRQQVEDLKNKNLILRAQLRQHGVEIVIKNDTH; translated from the exons ATGAAGGG gcagcagaaagcagccGAGACGGAAGAGGGAACGGTGCAGATCCAGGAAG GTGCAGTGGCCACAGGGGAGGATCCCACCAGCGTCGCCATTGCCAGCATCCAGTCTGCAGCCACCTTCCCCGACCCCAACATCAAGTATGTGTTCCGCACGGAGAACGGCGGCACGCAG GTGATGTACAGGGTGATCCAAGTGGCCGACGGGCAGCTGGACGGGCAGACGGAGGGCACCAGCGCCATCAGCGGTTACCCTGCCGCCCAGTCCATGACCCAG GCCGTCATCCAGGGCGCCTTCACCAGCGAGGATGCGGTGGAGACGGAGGCCACGGCCACCGAGACCCATTACACCTACTTCCCTGCCGTGGCCGACACCAGCACCGCAGCCGGCGCCGGCACCACGGCCACGGCCGTCGTCACCACGCAGAACTCGGAGGCCCTCTTAGGGCAGCCGACCCCGACGG GGCAGTTCTTTGTGATGATGTCGCcgcaggaggtgctgcagggggGCCCGCAGAGATCCATCGCCCCCCGTGCGCACCCCTACTCCCC GAAGTCGGAGGCACCGCGAGCCACGCGGGACGAGAAGCGCCGGGCACAGCACAACGAAG TGGAGCGCCGGCGCCGGGACAAGATCAACAACTGGATCGTGCAGCTCTCCAAGATCATCCCCGACTGCTCCATGGAGAACACCAAGTCAGGGCAG AGCAAGGGGGGGATCCTGTCCAAGGCCTGCGACTACATCCAGGAGCTGCGGCAGAGCAACCATCGGCTCTCCGAGGAGCTGCAGGGCCTCGACCAGCTCCAGATGGACAACGAGGTCTTGCGGCAGCAG GTTGAGGACCTGAAGAACAAGAACCTGATCCTGCGGGCGCAGCTCCGCCAGCACGGGGTGGAGATCGTCATCAAGAACGACACCCACTGA
- the F11R gene encoding junctional adhesion molecule A isoform X2: MAATARGGPGSWILILGATVSLVRAQVTYETKEVPENESAEIPCAAYEYGLRNPRIEWKFQKGSSLVLLYHDEKLTDPYKNRVRFSPTAIVFLSVTRADTGKYICEVVGDGSRIATSEVTLIVQVPPSKPVAHVPTSATIGSRIVLRCTETDGSPPPTFRWYKDGMLLPTDPKSSPSFRNSSYSLDTTTGELVFQPLGSSDSGDYSCEANNNVGSPQRSDAIHMEASEVNVGGIVAAVVVLLMVLALVAFGIWFAYRRGFFSKRKDTGKKVIYSQPSHRSQGEFKQTSSFLV; the protein is encoded by the exons ATGGCGGCAACGGCGCGGGGCGGCCCCGGGTCCTGGATCCTGATCCTCGGGGCCAccg TGTCACTGGTGCGAGCCCAGGTCACCTATGAGACCAAAGAAGTGCCTGAGAATGAGT CCGCCGAGATTCCCTGTGCTGCCTACGAGTATGGGCTGAGGAATCCCCGGATCGAGTGGAAGTTCCAGAAGGGATCCTCACTTGTGCTGCTCTACCACGATGAGAAGCTGACGG ACCCATACAAGAACCGGGTCCGTTTCTCCCCCACCGCCATCGTCTTCCTGTCGGTGACACGTGCGGACACCGGGAAGTACATCTGTGAGGTTGTGGGTGACGGCAGCAGGATCGCCACATCCGAGGTCACCCTCATTGTCCAAG TGCCGCCATCCAAGCCCGTTGCCCACGTGCCCACCTCGGCCACCATCGGCAGCAGGATCGTGCTGCGCTGCACCGAGACCGacgggtcccccccccccaccttccgCTGGTACAAGGATGGGATGCTGCTTCCCACCGATCCCAAATCCAGCCCCAGCTTCCGGAATTCCTCCTACAGCCTGGACACCACCACAGGTGAACTG GTTTTCCAGCCCCTCGGCAGCTCCGACAGTGGTGACTACTCCTGCGAGGCCAACAACAACGTGGGATCCCCCCAGAGATCTGATGCTATCCATATGGAAGCCA GTGAGGTCAACGTCGGCGGCATCGTGGCCGCGGTTGTGGTGCTGCTGATGGTGCTGGCGCTGGTGGCCTTTGGCATCTGGTTTGCCTATAGACGGGGCTTCTTCAGCA AGAGAAAAGA caccggCAAGAAGGTGATTTACAGCCAACCCTCACACCGCAGCCAG GGAGAGTTCAAGCAGACGTCCTCCTTCCTGGTGTGA
- the F11R gene encoding junctional adhesion molecule A isoform X1: protein MAATARGGPGSWILILGATVSLVRAQVTYETKEVPENESAEIPCAAYEYGLRNPRIEWKFQKGSSLVLLYHDEKLTDPYKNRVRFSPTAIVFLSVTRADTGKYICEVVGDGSRIATSEVTLIVQVPPSKPVAHVPTSATIGSRIVLRCTETDGSPPPTFRWYKDGMLLPTDPKSSPSFRNSSYSLDTTTGELVFQPLGSSDSGDYSCEANNNVGSPQRSDAIHMEASEVNVGGIVAAVVVLLMVLALVAFGIWFAYRRGFFSKRKDSTGKKVIYSQPSHRSQGEFKQTSSFLV, encoded by the exons ATGGCGGCAACGGCGCGGGGCGGCCCCGGGTCCTGGATCCTGATCCTCGGGGCCAccg TGTCACTGGTGCGAGCCCAGGTCACCTATGAGACCAAAGAAGTGCCTGAGAATGAGT CCGCCGAGATTCCCTGTGCTGCCTACGAGTATGGGCTGAGGAATCCCCGGATCGAGTGGAAGTTCCAGAAGGGATCCTCACTTGTGCTGCTCTACCACGATGAGAAGCTGACGG ACCCATACAAGAACCGGGTCCGTTTCTCCCCCACCGCCATCGTCTTCCTGTCGGTGACACGTGCGGACACCGGGAAGTACATCTGTGAGGTTGTGGGTGACGGCAGCAGGATCGCCACATCCGAGGTCACCCTCATTGTCCAAG TGCCGCCATCCAAGCCCGTTGCCCACGTGCCCACCTCGGCCACCATCGGCAGCAGGATCGTGCTGCGCTGCACCGAGACCGacgggtcccccccccccaccttccgCTGGTACAAGGATGGGATGCTGCTTCCCACCGATCCCAAATCCAGCCCCAGCTTCCGGAATTCCTCCTACAGCCTGGACACCACCACAGGTGAACTG GTTTTCCAGCCCCTCGGCAGCTCCGACAGTGGTGACTACTCCTGCGAGGCCAACAACAACGTGGGATCCCCCCAGAGATCTGATGCTATCCATATGGAAGCCA GTGAGGTCAACGTCGGCGGCATCGTGGCCGCGGTTGTGGTGCTGCTGATGGTGCTGGCGCTGGTGGCCTTTGGCATCTGGTTTGCCTATAGACGGGGCTTCTTCAGCA AGAGAAAAGA cagcaccggCAAGAAGGTGATTTACAGCCAACCCTCACACCGCAGCCAG GGAGAGTTCAAGCAGACGTCCTCCTTCCTGGTGTGA
- the KCNJ10 gene encoding ATP-sensitive inward rectifier potassium channel 10: protein MTSSTKVFYSQTTQTESRPLMGPGLRRRRVMTKDGRSNVRMEHIADKRFLYLKDLWTTFIDMQWRYKLVLFSATFAGTWFAFGVVWYLVAVAHGDLLEFEPPANHTPCVMQVHTLTGAFLFSLESQTTIGYGFRYISEECPLAIVLLITQLVLTTIMEIFITGTFLAKIARPKKRAETIRFSQHAVVAQHAGKTCLMIRVANMRKSLLIGCQVTGKLLQTHLTKEGESIHLNQLNVDFQVDTSSDSPFLILPLTFYHVLDEGSPLRDVALRRGQGDFELVVILSGTVESTSATCQVRTSYLPEEILWGYEFTPAISLSASGKYVADFSLFDRVVEAPAPRGTHRGGDPDKVKLEESLREAAEREREGAALSVRISNV, encoded by the coding sequence ATGACGTCCTCCACCAAGGTGTTCTACAGCCAGACCACGCAGACCGAGAGCCGGCCGCTCATGGGGCCGGGGCTGCGCCGGCGCCGCGTCATGACCAAGGACGGCCGCAGCAATGTGCGCATGGAGCACATCGCCGACAAGCGCTTCCTGTACCTCAAGGACCTGTGGACAACCTTCATCGACATGCAATGGCGCTACAAGCTCGTCCTCTTCTCCGCCACCTTCGCCGGTACCTGGTTCGCCTTCGGCGTCGTGTGGTACCTGGTGGCTGTGGCGCACGGGGACCTGCTGGAGTTCGAGCCGCCGGCCAACCACACACCGTGTGTGATGCAGGTGCACACCCTCACCGGcgccttcctcttctccctcgAGTCCCAGACCACCATCGGCTACGGGTTCCGGTACATCAGCGAGGAGTGCCCGTTGGCCATCGTGCTGCTCATCACCCAGCTGGTGCTCACCACCATCATGGAGATCTTCATCACCGGCACCTTCCTGGCCAAGATCGCGCGGCCCAAGAAGCGCGCCGAGACCATCCGCTTCAGCCAGCACGCGGTGGTGGCGCAGCACGCCGGCAAGACCTGCCTCATGATCCGCGTGGCCAACATGCGCAAGAGCCTCCTCATCGGCTGCCAAGTGACCGGCAAGCTCCTGCAGACTCACCTCACCAAGGAGGGCGAGAGCATCCACCTCAACCAGCTCAACGTGGACTTCCAGGTGGACACGTCCTCGGACAGCCCCTTCCTCATCCTGCCCCTCACCTTCTACCACGTGCTGGACGAGGGCAGCCCCTTGCGGGACGTGGCGCTGCGCCGCGGCCAAGGCGACTTCGAGCTGGTGGTGATCCTCAGCGGCACCGTGGAGTCCACCAGCGCCACGTGCCAGGTGCGCACGTCCTACCTGCCCGAGGAGATCCTGTGGGGCTACGAGTTCACTCCGGCCATCTCCCTCTCGGCCAGCGGCAAGTACGTGGCCGACTTCAGCCTGTTCGACCGCGTGGTGGAGGCGCCGGCGCCGCGCGGCACTCACCGCGGTGGGGACCCCGACAAGGTGAAGCTGGAGGAGTCCCTGCGGGAAGCGGCCGAGCGGGAGCGGGAGGGGGCAGCGCTCAGCGTGCGCATCAGCAATGTCTGA